The Collibacillus ludicampi region TGACAACTTATGAAGCGATCCACAGTCTCTTCTCTCCCTCGCGCCGTGTCCACTTCATACGATCGAAATATTCGAGCAAAGCGAGCGCGAATTTGCGTGAAGTCCCCACATGATCGCGAAATACGGCCACTGTGAGCTCTCCTCGATCCGCCAACGTTTTGACGATTTCTTTCGCTCTTTCGATCGTCTCTTTGGCGAAGAAGATTCCTTCTTCGATTTCAATCAGTTCTTCTCGTTCTTTCATATAGGAAAGCAGTCCTTGTACCACCTGGTCCTTTCCCTTGAACTGATCCGCCAATGTCAATAACGATGGCGGCTGAAATCCGTGTTCCAGGAATGTCGTTCGCAACCGTTCAATCAGACTCTTCTCGGCCAAGCTCAGCGGAACCTGGTATCCGGACAAACGGATGCGATCCGCCTTGATTTCAAACCTACCCTCTTTTTCTCCCAGTGCGATCAGCGCATCATAGATTTTCGGTTTGATCTTCGTCCTCAGTTGCGAGAGTATCTGGGCTTTTCCTACATACATGTTATACTTTGATTTGGCATACTGTGCACGGATCTTTTCTTCAATTTCATCGAACAAACGCTGTTTCTCTTCGCGCTCAATGAATCCCTTGGTACCGGGCAGTTCTTCTATCACCGCGCGTTTCGCCAGTTCCTGCAACCACACCTGGGTCTGTTCCGGAGTCGCTTTGATGCGCGCGGCAATTTCTTGCAACGTAAGGCCGGGCTCCGCTTGCAAAATGGCTGCGATTCTGGCATGAGGACCGCCTTTTTCCTTCTCCGCCAACTCTTCCAGGATGGAGGTGCGTTTGCGTCTGTACAAGCGCACCGGATGCGGATCAATCACCATACCGCCGCCAAGGGTCATCATCGGAGAATACGTACGGATGATAAATCGGTCTTTCGCTTCACACACGACGGGAGATTCCAGTTCGATCTGCACGAGTGCGTCTTCGCCAGGTGCGATCTCATCCCGGTCGAGAATGATGACCCGTGCCATCGCCTCTGACGTACCCATATAGAAACGGATACGCATGCGGTTTGTCACACCTCGCGGGGCATCCGTCAGGAGACGCAGGCGCGCATCAATGAGTTCCGTTGGCTTATAGATGGATGGGGCCACGACGACTTCCCCGCGATGAATCCCAGCTCTCTCCACCCCAACGAGGTTGAGCGCCGTCCGTTGTCCCGCAACCGCCGAGTCCACATTGTCTCCATGAACCTGGATCGAACGAACCCTCGCTTTCTCACCAGACGGAAGCAATTCAACATGTTCCCCGACCGACACTCGTCCGGCAACGATCGTACCCGTTACAACTGTTCCAAAACCGGGCACAGAAAAAATGCGGTCGATCGGCAATCGCAAGGGCGCAGTCACTTCCCTCGTCACGACCACCCGCGCCATGTCCGCGATCGTTTCGCGCAGCCGTTCGATTCCTTCACCCGTGTGGGAAGACACAGGAATTAAGGGGGCATCTTTCAAAATCGATCCCTTCAGTTCCTCGCGGACTTCTTCCGTTACCATCTGCAGCCATTCCGTATCGACCGTATCGATTTTCGTTAAAACAACGATTCCTTTCTGGACATTGAGCATTTCTAAAATATGCAAATGTTCTCTCGTCTGCGGCATCACACCTTCATTCGCGGCGATTACCAAAAGGATCAGGTCAATCCCGCCGGCGCCCGCCAGCATATTTTTGATGAACCTCTCATGTCCGGGCACATCGACAATGCCGATCCGTCGCCCGTCCGGTAGCAAGAGCGGGGCAAATCCCACATCGATCGAGATCCCCCGCTCTTTCTCCTCCTTGTGAATATCCGTATCCTTACCTGTCAACGCTTTGACAAGTGCGGTTTTGCCATGGTCGATATGTCCCGCCGTCCCTACGATGAAAAAATCGCTCTTGCTCACATCACACCATTCCTTTATGCTTCATCCGCCCACGCTTCCACGTAATGTCCCGCATAAAATGCGGCCACCGCGCCATCAGCTGTGGCTGTCACCACCTGTCTCAGTACCGTGTCGCGCACATCTCCCGCGGCAAAAATACCAGGGATGTTCGTCTGCATCTTCGCGTCCGTCACGATATAACCTTCGTCGTTGAGGATCGACTCGATATCCGAACCTTTAAGAAAATCCGTATTCGGTTTCATTCCGACGTAAATGAACACCCCATCTGCCGGGAATTCCTTCGTGTCTCCCGTTTTCGTGTTTTTCAAGACGACCTTCTGGACTTTTCCTTCTCCCTCAATCGATTGTACGGTCGTATCCCATATGAAATCGATTTTTTCGTTTTTGAACGCGCGATCCTGCAAGATTTTCTGCGCACGCAATTTATCCCTTCTGTGAATGATCGTCACTTTCGTCGCATGGCGTGTGAGATAAATCCCTTCTTCCACAGCCGAATCTCCGCCTCCCACCACGACGAGTTCTTTTCCGCGGAAGAAAGCACCGTCACACGTCGCGCAATAGGACACTCCGCGTCCGCGAAATTCCTCTTCACCAGGTACGCCTAGCTTGCGGGGTTCGGCACCCGTTGCGAGGATCACCGCTTTGGTCCGCAGTTCTCCGTTTGATGTGTGCAAGACCTTGATTTTACCTTCATCTTTGATCGTTTCAACCGTACCGGTGATATATTCCGTACCGAAACTCTCCGCCTGTTTATGCATGATCATAGAGAGTGCAGGTCCTTCGACACTCTCCACCCCCGGATAGTTTTCGATCAGATCCGTCGTGGACGCTTGTCCTCCCGGCATCCCCCGTTCGATTAAAGCTACTTTCATATTTGCACGGCCTGCGTATAACCCTGCCGCTAAACCGGCAGGCCCTCCGCCGATAATAATGATGTCATAAAGTGTTTCGTTCGACATGACTGATCTCCTTTCCTGAACAAAAACGGCATCACAAGCAGTATTCCCTTTAAGAATAGAAAAAGAGCAGGAGTATCTGCTCTTTTTAGTATATCTTATGTCACGCAAAATAACTGTGATATTCCTTACACGCTTCCTTCCGGATGCTCTTCCAGGATCCTTACGATCCTCCGTGAAATCTTCGAGACGGTAGCGGAAGAAACTCCAAATAAGGTAGCGATATCTCCTTGACTGATGCCCATATTCATTTGATTCAAAGCGATATAGGCGATGCCTGCCGACCAGCTCTGAACTTTCACGATGCGTGGCGGTTGTTGCATCGTCTTCTCCAAATAGGAGAGCCAAACGTTCCGGGCTTTGAGTAACACTTTGTTTCCATAGGGAGACAATCTCTTTTCCACGTCAAGCCACACGTCTTTCCATTCTTTCCGTCTGGCAAACATCTCTTCCTGCAGATGTGGCAGGGAAATCGCTACAGCTGTTCTCCCATCTGAAACCACATCATCGGCAACTTCGGCTCCCATCTGCCGCAACACGTAGGCGGCCATCTCTTTTAACTGATCCGATTCGTCGGGCGCCTGGATAAACTCGCGCAGCGCGTTCTCCACTTCCTGATCCGCGATGAGTGCGTAGACCTGAATCACCATCGTCTTGATCTCCGCGTTCCCATGTTTCAACGCCCAGAGCAAATATGAGCGGACAAGAGGGTTCTTTTTCCATTCAAGTAACGTTCCCTCTTGCAGTTGCTCTTCCATAATTTTAAACTGTTCATAAAAAGGAAGCTGATACTGATACGGAACGGGAAGAGGGTTTGAATACCCCTGTTCCGCAAGTTCCATCTGTTTGAGATAAAAGGGAGCTACATGATTATTCGGATCGAGTTTCGTGAGATCCTTCCACATTCTGCGCGCACGTGTATATTTTCCCGAATTGTAAGCGGCAGCGGCTACACAATGAAGAAGTAATGGATCCAATCGTTCGCTGAAACGAAAGAGAAGCATGAACAAACGATACGCTTGTTCATGATGACCAAGGATCCCCAAGGTTGTTGCCAATTTGAATCCTTGATCGAACGCCAAAGGATATACCTTACTTAAACGGGAAACGATTGTCTTGACCCGTTCTTGGTGACCCTTATATTGTAAATACACAGCCAAATTACAAAGCGCATGAATATTGCACGGATCTTTCTGCAGAATATCTTCTACGACCGAAATCGCCAAATCCATCTTTCCCAAATAATAATAAGCGATCGAGAGGTTGTTTTGTAAAGCGATCCCGTCCGGATTCTCGCGGATCAGTTTTTTCAATAGTTCGGCCGCTTCCCTGAATTTTCCCTCGTGAATGAGACGCACGGCATGAACAGATTCCGGCAACTTAATTTCCATTTCTTTCAATCGCCGGCGCAAAACTTCTCCACCGCCAAATTCAGAAACGAGAATCTCTAACATTTCCTCCGCATCGCGCGAAAAATCCCCCTGCGGGTTTAGCTCCAGGTAGCGCGCTGCATATTCCTCCGCCTTTTCATAAAGCCCCATGTATGCATAATTGTTCGCCATATAAAAATAACAATCGGTCATTTCACGGTCGATCTCTTCAATGACATGCTCAAGGATCTCATTCGATTCTTCATATCGGCCGAGTTCAGACAGCACGCCTGCCAAATTGAAGTGATGAACCGGATTGTTCGGCTCATATTCGCACGCCCTGCGGAAATATTTCATCGCTTTCATCAAGTCATGCCGATCCATATAGTAAGCCGCACGTTCAAAGAAAAAAGCGGCATCTCTGCGAAACGGTATCACGTGTCCGGAAGGATGTTGGTTTTTTTTGCTCCGCTCTTGGTCCACCCGATACACCCCCCACTTCCCCAAACCGGATTTGCCAAAAGTATTCAGGCGTCTTCAGTATAGCACAAGCTCATTCATCTTGCAGAGATGGCATACTCACAAATCATGTAAACCTTTAATTCAAGTCGAGGTTCAATAAAAAAGGAGGTAGACGAAGTTACCTTGAAAACTAGTGCTCGGGTGGATGTATCGCTTTGCGCTTGGGTTCTCTGAGGCATATGCTTTGCGCTCATGCTCCGTGGAGGTCGTCATTGCGGGCGTATGCTTTGCGTTCGCGCTCCGTGGAGGTCGTCTCGCTTTTAATATATTTAATTGTTGCGATACGACCTCCAAAGTCGCTGCCTCACGCAAAGCATTACGCCCGCTAAAAGATACTTTTCATCCTCTAATGATGCCACCGCTTGAGATTTGAGAGGCTACCTCGCAAACACGTTCCGTGGTCATTCGGTTATTCTTCGACTCGGAAACGCGAGAATGTCGTCAGCTTTCACATACGTGATACCACCGGCTACACCCTCTCGTCCTTTTAATCATGATTCCATTGCATGTTCATCATGACTATAAGTACCTTTATTACTTTTTAAAAACATCAACACTCCAGAGATCGAGAGAATTCCGCCAACAATCTGGAAATCTGTTATAGATTCTCCCAAAAGGAAAAAGGCCAAAATAATCGATCCCACTGGCTCTCCTAAAATACTCATTGAGATTGTTGTAGCATTTACGTATTTCAGTAGCCAATTGAACAAAACGTGACCAAAAACGGTAGGAACGACAGCAAGTAAGATAAAAATACCCCATTCGGATGCAGGATAGCCGATCATCGGAACTCCTGCTATCAAGTTATAAATCACAAATACGCCCGTTGCGATCAGAAATACTAGAATGCTGTAAACAAATGAAGACATTCGTGTACTCAGGGTTTGCCCGACCAACATATGTACAGAAACGGCCATCGTTCCCAAAATGGATAGCATATCACCGAACATGGCAGTGGCATTGGAATTCCCAATGTCTCCGCCGCTGACGAATACAGTTCCTGTGATGGCAAACGCCATACAAATAATCGCTGTTCCATTCGTCTTTTCCTTAAACACAAGATAAGCTCCTATCATCACAAAAAAGGGCTCTAACGCCGTTAAGATCATCGAGCTTGCGACAGTTGTGTATTTGAGCGAACCAATCCAAAATAAAAAGTGTAGACCCAAGAAGATTCCTGACAATATGAGTAACTTCCAATCCCTG contains the following coding sequences:
- the selB gene encoding selenocysteine-specific translation elongation factor — encoded protein: MSKSDFFIVGTAGHIDHGKTALVKALTGKDTDIHKEEKERGISIDVGFAPLLLPDGRRIGIVDVPGHERFIKNMLAGAGGIDLILLVIAANEGVMPQTREHLHILEMLNVQKGIVVLTKIDTVDTEWLQMVTEEVREELKGSILKDAPLIPVSSHTGEGIERLRETIADMARVVVTREVTAPLRLPIDRIFSVPGFGTVVTGTIVAGRVSVGEHVELLPSGEKARVRSIQVHGDNVDSAVAGQRTALNLVGVERAGIHRGEVVVAPSIYKPTELIDARLRLLTDAPRGVTNRMRIRFYMGTSEAMARVIILDRDEIAPGEDALVQIELESPVVCEAKDRFIIRTYSPMMTLGGGMVIDPHPVRLYRRKRTSILEELAEKEKGGPHARIAAILQAEPGLTLQEIAARIKATPEQTQVWLQELAKRAVIEELPGTKGFIEREEKQRLFDEIEEKIRAQYAKSKYNMYVGKAQILSQLRTKIKPKIYDALIALGEKEGRFEIKADRIRLSGYQVPLSLAEKSLIERLRTTFLEHGFQPPSLLTLADQFKGKDQVVQGLLSYMKEREELIEIEEGIFFAKETIERAKEIVKTLADRGELTVAVFRDHVGTSRKFALALLEYFDRMKWTRREGEKRLWIAS
- the trxB gene encoding thioredoxin-disulfide reductase yields the protein MSNETLYDIIIIGGGPAGLAAGLYAGRANMKVALIERGMPGGQASTTDLIENYPGVESVEGPALSMIMHKQAESFGTEYITGTVETIKDEGKIKVLHTSNGELRTKAVILATGAEPRKLGVPGEEEFRGRGVSYCATCDGAFFRGKELVVVGGGDSAVEEGIYLTRHATKVTIIHRRDKLRAQKILQDRAFKNEKIDFIWDTTVQSIEGEGKVQKVVLKNTKTGDTKEFPADGVFIYVGMKPNTDFLKGSDIESILNDEGYIVTDAKMQTNIPGIFAAGDVRDTVLRQVVTATADGAVAAFYAGHYVEAWADEA
- a CDS encoding tetratricopeptide repeat protein; protein product: MDQERSKKNQHPSGHVIPFRRDAAFFFERAAYYMDRHDLMKAMKYFRRACEYEPNNPVHHFNLAGVLSELGRYEESNEILEHVIEEIDREMTDCYFYMANNYAYMGLYEKAEEYAARYLELNPQGDFSRDAEEMLEILVSEFGGGEVLRRRLKEMEIKLPESVHAVRLIHEGKFREAAELLKKLIRENPDGIALQNNLSIAYYYLGKMDLAISVVEDILQKDPCNIHALCNLAVYLQYKGHQERVKTIVSRLSKVYPLAFDQGFKLATTLGILGHHEQAYRLFMLLFRFSERLDPLLLHCVAAAAYNSGKYTRARRMWKDLTKLDPNNHVAPFYLKQMELAEQGYSNPLPVPYQYQLPFYEQFKIMEEQLQEGTLLEWKKNPLVRSYLLWALKHGNAEIKTMVIQVYALIADQEVENALREFIQAPDESDQLKEMAAYVLRQMGAEVADDVVSDGRTAVAISLPHLQEEMFARRKEWKDVWLDVEKRLSPYGNKVLLKARNVWLSYLEKTMQQPPRIVKVQSWSAGIAYIALNQMNMGISQGDIATLFGVSSATVSKISRRIVRILEEHPEGSV
- a CDS encoding DMT family transporter, producing the protein MEKAKCPVPTIFPLMIGVVSISFSSIFIKWSHAPASILGMYRLLFTVLLMAPFLRKRVQEIQSISRRDWKLLILSGIFLGLHFLFWIGSLKYTTVASSMILTALEPFFVMIGAYLVFKEKTNGTAIICMAFAITGTVFVSGGDIGNSNATAMFGDMLSILGTMAVSVHMLVGQTLSTRMSSFVYSILVFLIATGVFVIYNLIAGVPMIGYPASEWGIFILLAVVPTVFGHVLFNWLLKYVNATTISMSILGEPVGSIILAFFLLGESITDFQIVGGILSISGVLMFLKSNKGTYSHDEHAMES